The sequence below is a genomic window from Pseudorasbora parva isolate DD20220531a chromosome 4, ASM2467924v1, whole genome shotgun sequence.
atatatatatatataagtactgtgtaatattgtttatatttacagGGTTAGGGTATGATTTGGGTTTGCTTGACGGTTAATTGCATGTAccgtaattatgcataattgacTGTTATTTCTATGTAAAGTACATGTAATATCTTtaacaaggacactaaaataaagtgggtaacactttattttaaggttcagttattaactattaactagttgcttattatcatgcatattactaggatattggctgttttttagaactaataaagcatatattaatgccttattctgcatgaccttattctacatcccttaatccaacCCAATACCTAAACCCAATAACCtaaactacaaaaactaccatactaactattaataagcagtgaaTAAGGAGTTAATTGTGGCAAAattcgtagttaatagtgaatatgtgttccccatactaaagtgttaccataaagggttactgtttttaaaaatataactttatatataagtacaatgtaaaaatatgcatgcacacaatacatttatattattagaaggggtggttccgtgttttttttctaggcttggttgtgtttatggggtgcagtataacatgtcttaatactagttttttcttctcttttttttaacggtgtatttttcttatatttcacTTTTACTCCACagcgctgtctccactgtcctttgaacggttTGTTTGcctcctgcttctatgaagcccatccctctgaaaaacgcaatggtcttagattggttagatggccaaatgtagtttcctgtatttttattggctgaagtgccaagcacaggttgtccagaaACGCCGTTGtcaccattacgggcagaagtcacatctgtggagactagcgagggttaatgatgtcaccaacccaggaagaagctcgttgtagtccaaaccggccgtttttgtaggcaataaactgccgtaactttaaaagacaatatctccgtttgcactgaactttcagcgctgtaactttgcagatgctgtttatgctcaagcagcaacactacacactcactaaagttaaaaaagtcaaatcgcatgcaaccactcCTTAAAATTATTTCCTACAGTAGTTAcagacttaatataaagtgggacagAGAGATCTAAGGGTCTATTAGGAGCTTGTACCAGTTATGAAGCGTGTGTCTCTGTGCCAGTCGGTGTGGTACTGAGTGCAGTGGAGCATGTAGTGACCCTGCAGATATCCATTCACAGAGCAGAAGATGACCGCACTCACCACAATGTGGAGAGGAGACGGTCTGCCTTTGGTCAGTAAGGAATACACAAAGGTCCTGCAGAACAGTAAAGAGTGTAAATGAAACAAGTGATTCTCTTTCATTTCAGCTGGGATGTGAATATACTCTATCATGCTGTATCAGCACAGAGTTGCAGGATATGTCTGCAGGCAAGTCTTATGGTAACTGATTTGATTTCATAAGATTTGCATGGTGGCATTTCCAGTAAATAAGATCTTGTCAGTATCTTTTTGTCAGAAATGTGGGTATATGTGGGCAATTAGCATGAGATTACGTTCCTGTTTAACTGAATGCAAGCATATTTCTGTTTAAGTGAATGTGAAATGGATTGCAAGTACAGTCCTGTTGAACTCAGACTGTCCAGATTATGTTTCAGTCACATACTGACTGCAATGGTTTCTTGGTATCAATGGTATCAAGTGTTGTTTCTTCAGCTCAAATCAGgataaaaactgtatttttacaAGTTAATGTAGATGTGTATTAGATTTTCTAAactgtttatttattaatcaCGTTCATCTTCATGTAAAAGCAGCTGTAGTTAAATTGCTTTATGAGTAACAAATAATGTGAGTGCGATATTTGCCTTCACTGTGCATAGTTGCTCTGTTATGAGAAGTCAATTGACAAATGCTCACATGTGCCGTTACAAAACATTTTCCTTCCTGTTCTACTGAGCTGAAACTTTACTGAAAAAGAAAAGACTTCTGCCTGCACACCGttataaaaaaaactgtctaaaaagacatgtacacataacagggtttaaagaaattaaataggCCTAACTGTTCTCTACTCACTGCATATTGTTCAAGAGTTTGTACTTAAAGTATTTTTAATGCACTATAAATGCGCCTTATAATGCATTGTATGATCTCATTGTTTGAGTACATTTGTGCAGGTCATCAAGTCATATGTCAGTTTGTGAAATAATGctcaaaaaataatttacagATCCTGCTTAACTGAAACTAGATTATGTTTCAGTAACATACTGGCCATCGGTGCTTCTCTTGAACATTTAAGGGCCTAGTCTGTATTCGAATATTTAGCTTGTTAGGGTATTGTTGATTTTAATGCTAATCTATATATGAAATGTGAGTGTTATTACCTTTGAAAGTAGTGCAAGCAAAAGGTCCAGAGCAGTAAATGTCTTCCTGTCCCTGGAAAGCTTTCTGTTGTCAAAAACAACAGCACAGGAACAAGGAATGATGGAAGTTCCTGAACAAACCAGCCTGCCCTGGCTGAGACCATCATCCCAGGGGATTTTGTGTCCACATAACGTCCGTATGGTGTGTGCGTGGTAATTTGCCGCAGGAGGTAAAGCAATCCACCGACTACAAAAGCCCAGCTGCAATAGTGAATAGTGTTTTCCTGGCAAAGCATTGCTTcttctgttgtgtttctcagtgCACTGCAGTGTGCTCTCCTCGGCTTTGAAGAAACCACCCTCATGTAAAACACTTGGGTCCCTCCCACCACATTTTATTGGCTCTGTATGTGCCTGAAATGTACAAGAGCAAATACACATCTCAAGTCAATCCCTCACGGCAGTCACTGTGAGCTGTCCTAAAGTGCTCCTGGATTTTTTAAAGAACTAATGAATTCCTCTGGCACTTTTAGGAGGTACAAAAAGGGTTAAAAAGCTGTCACTGGAGCAGAACCCAGACCCTTTCAAAATATTCCTACAATTTAGCAGTTTTACCCCATTTTCACAGAGCTGAGTCTAAACTAAAAGGCCTCTTTTAACTGCAAGTAACTTGCACTGATATATATTAAAGGGGTCCTTGATtatgaacattttttaaaacttaagttagtgtgtaatgttgcggTTTgggcataaacaacatctgcaaagctCGAAGTTCAAAGCACAGGGAGATACAGGGTACATTTTTGTTCCTCTAGGTCAGGGGTTGGCAAGTTCGGTCCTAGAGAGCggatgtcctgcagagtttagctccaaccctacaaaagccaccacagtataatgcattaagtatgtcacccttgttgagattcatatgctgattatCAATATCTGTGTGCGTCTAAACTTTGTTCCCccttaattgtttttaaaaatcaattttCAGAATGTCTGATCTTGTGGCAGGAAAACACTGATgatgaatattatttatttatatttttagatGAGTTTAATCTAACATTTTCCTTCATGATCATTTTTGATTATGCTTCTTTTGATTTGAACAGATTATGTTTTGTTAACActgtagcaaaaaaaaaaaaacataaactctCATAAAAAGCCAAGAGTCAAATTgtccaactaaaggaaacactgatcaccatatttgcaataaaacattaacatctAAACCTCTGCTAATTCTCATTAAGAGCTTTTATAGATTTCTTTCAGGGTTGGatccaaactctgcaggacagtgttggtcaaaaaatatttatgcagTATAGAATACAAAGATTTACATAATACACAAACcaaactaaacaaacaaaaacaacaaaatatgccagagtatatacactgtaaaaaaaatccaacttaTGTTGTGCAtgacaaattcagcttttaaagtttattcaactatttaacatgaaaaaaagttgagacaACTCAAACAAAGTTTATCAACTATTTGTCAACTATTATTAGTTGagaaaactcaaaaatgttctgCAGCTGGTTGCCTTATACTTTTAAGTTTCaacttgttttttttcacagtgtAAACCCTTGATCCATTAatcaaaaaaacttttttttttatttgttattaacaaTGTTCTCCAAACTGGTGCAATAGTCCTTAGTCTCCTGaagaaaatgaagaaaatatgACTTGGATCCTGACCATTTCTTCTATATTGtgtaattttcccaaaataataaaaaatttgtACAATAAaagtacaattattattattactttcaTTGGAATAATACatatatgtaggctatatatatatatatatatatatatatatatatatatatatatatatatatatatatatatatatatatatatatatatatatatatatatatatatatatatatatattgtttaaatataacatttgtttCAAAAATCACACGAAtaatcaatatttataaacCTCTCTAACACACTTTTAGCTGGATATATACcatgtaaatgtttaaatgtaacctaaaaacttttactttattatttatgatggcGTTGTTTAAATGGGACCAAATTAATGCAATACACCAAGCTTTATTCCagtttatatttcaaaatatactGGTCCACAATAAGCTTCTTTGAGTAACTGGTTCCTCTGTTATAATATTCCTAATATGTTTATTAGTACAACTACAACTGTGTTTCAGAACCAAAGAAagtgtgacttttttttaatgtatttatttttttatt
It includes:
- the srd5a2a gene encoding 3-oxo-5-alpha-steroid 4-dehydrogenase 2a isoform X1 → MRVVSSKPRRAHCSALRNTTEEAMLCQENTIHYCSWAFVVGGLLYLLRQITTHTPYGRYVDTKSPGMMVSARAGWFVQELPSFLVPVLLFLTTESFPGTGRHLLLWTFCLHYFQRTFVYSLLTKGRPSPLHIVVSAVIFCSVNGYLQGHYMLHCTQYHTDWHRDTRFITGVLMFFSGMAINIHSDYILRNLRKPGEVSYKIPRGGLFELVSGANFFGEIVEWCGYAVASWSFPAFSFALFTICSIGPRAYHHHRYYLEKFKDYPKSRKAVIPFLL
- the srd5a2a gene encoding 3-oxo-5-alpha-steroid 4-dehydrogenase 2a isoform X2 → MCICSCTFQAHTEPIKCGGRDPSVLHEGGFFKAEESTLQCTEKHNRRSNALPGKHYSLLQLGFCSRWIALPPAANYHAHTIRTLCGHKIPWDDGLSQGRLVCSGTSIIPCSCAVVFDNRKLSRDRKTFTALDLLLALLSKDLCVFLTDQRQTVSSPHCGVLMFFSGMAINIHSDYILRNLRKPGEVSYKIPRGGLFELVSGANFFGEIVEWCGYAVASWSFPAFSFALFTICSIGPRAYHHHRYYLEKFKDYPKSRKAVIPFLL